A DNA window from Aspergillus nidulans FGSC A4 chromosome I contains the following coding sequences:
- a CDS encoding DEAD-box ATP-dependent RNA helicase DBP2 (transcript_id=CADANIAT00007099), whose amino-acid sequence MSSYGGSGGYQRDSYRSGGGGGYSNGYSNGHGGGYGGRGGGYGGGGGSGYGGGYGGGGYGGGGYGRGGGGAGAGAGGDRMGNLGSGLKKQDWDLDTLPKFEKSFYKEHPDVTARSQREVDEFRKKCEMTVQGRDVPRPVETFDEAGFPQYVLSEVKAQGFEKPTAIQSQGWPMALSGRDVVGIAETGSGKTLSYCLPAIVHINAQPLLAPGDGPIVLILAPTRELAVQIQAEISKFGKSSRIRNTCVYGGVPKGPQIRDLSRGVEVCIATPGRLIDMLEAGRTNLRRVTYLVLDEADRMLDMGFEPQIRKIISQIRPDRQTCMWSATWPKEVRQLASDFLNNYIQVNIGSMDLSANHRITQIVEVISEFEKRDRMIKHLEKIMENRGNKCLVFTGTKRIADEITRFLRQDGWPALSIHGDKQQQERDWVLNEFKTGKSPIMVATDVASRGIDVRDITHVINYDYPNNSEDYVHRIGRTGRAGAKGTAITFFTTDNAKQARDLVTILSEAKQQIDPRLAEMVRYSGGGGHGGGYGRWGGRGGGRGRGGNFTASNAAPLGNNRRW is encoded by the exons ATGTCTTCTTACGGCGGCAGCGGTGGCTACCAGCGCGATTCCTATCG CTccggcggtggcggcggctACTCAAACGGTTACTCTAATGGCCATGGAGGCGGCTATGGAGGTCGCGGCGGCGGTtacggtggtggtggtggtagtggCTACGGAGGTGGCTACGGCGGTGGTGGttacggcggcggcggttaCGGAcgcggcggtggtggtgccgGTGCCGGTGCCGGCGGTGACCGCATGGGTAACTTGGGTTCCGGTCTGAAGAAGCAGGACTGGG ATCTCGACACACTCCCTAAATTCGAGAAATCCTTCTACAAGGAGCACCCCGATGTGACTGCCCGGTCCCAGCGTGAAGTCGATGAATTCCGCAAGAAGTGCGAGATGACTGTTCAGGGACGGGATGTCCCTCGTCCAGTCGAGACCTTCGATGAAGCCGGTTTCCCCCAATATGTTCTGAGCGAAGTTAAGGCTCAGGGGTTTGAGAAGCCTACGGCTATCCAGTCTCAGGGTTGGCCTATGGCTCTCTCCGGTCGTGATGTTGTTGGTATTGCCGAAACCGGCTCCGGAAAGACCTTGTCATACTGTCTCCCCGCTATTGTTCACATCAACGCTCAGCCTCTCCTAGCTCCTGGAGATGGGCCTATTGTCCTTATTCTCGCTCCTACCCGTGAATTGGCGGTTCAGATCCAGGCTGAAATCAGCAAGTTCGGAAAGTCGTCTCGCATCAGGAACACTTGTGTGTACGGTGGTGTCCCCAAGGGTCCTCAGATTCGCGATCTTTCCCGCGGTGTTGAGGTCTGCATTGCCACTCCCGGTCGACTCATTGATATGCTCGAAGCTGGCCGCACCAACCTTCGCCGAGTTACTTACCTCGTTCTTGACGAGGCCGACCGCATGTTGGATATGGGTTTTGAGCCCCAAATTCGCAAGATCATTTCTCAGATTCGCCCTGACCGCCAGACATGCATGTGGTCAGCTACCTGGCCCAAGGAGGTCCGTCAGCTCGCCAGCGATTTCCTCAACAACTACATTCAAGTCAACATTGGTTCGATGGACTTATCCGCCAACCACCGGATCACTCAGATTGTAGAAGTTATCTCAGAATTTGAGAAGCGTGATCGCATGATCAAGCAtcttgagaagatcatggaGAACCGCGGCAACAAGTGTCTCGTTTTCACTGGTACTAAGCGCATTGCCGACGAGATTACACGTTTCCTCCGTCAGGACGGATGGCCAGCACTTT CCATTCACGGTGACAAGCAACAACAAGAAAGAGATTGGGTTCTGAATGAGTTCAAGACAGGCAAGAGCCCAATCATGGTGGCCACTGACGTGGCTTCCCGTGGTATCG ATGTTCGTGACATTACTCATGTCATCAATTATGATTACCCCAATAACTCAGAAGACTATGTTCACCGTATTGGTCGAACTGGTCGTGCGGGTGCTAAGGGTACCGCCATTACCTTTTTCACCACTGACA ATGCTAAGCAGGCTCGTGACTTGGTCACTATCCTCTCTGAGGCCAAGCAGCAGATTGACCCCCGTCTCGCTGAGATGGTCCGCTACAgcggtggcggcggccaCGGTGGTGGTTATGGCCGTTGGGGTGGTCGTGGCGGCGGTCGTGGTCGCGGTGGTAACTTCACTGCCTCCAACGCAGCGCCTCTTGGTAACAACCGTCGCTGGTAG
- a CDS encoding SGNH/GDSL hydrolase family protein (transcript_id=CADANIAT00007100): MLAATFILALMNGNSLTSALPFKPITRSRHGFDWDSTRNLIAFGDSYTFIQGTHGYPNYSFIGDQLNYAYDARTLLTDKIVQNQTGTSAGGPNWVEFLTGCGLKEGLTSPISCTKQLWDFAFAGAGVSAEHIPLHHPYTISLVNQIRQFTIYGHLVLTSSSQHPSHKATLSAAPILDPASTLTAIWIGINDINDSAKNSSISSFPDFYNTLLQTAFSGLQTLVSLGYKDFVDFVVLNLPPLDRTPANQARTLRNETAAPDATQVGWFNSAITSQARRFGRRNPDTNVLVFDAHRVLSHVLDFPDQYGIVNTTDFCPGYDQPDIETEYQAYGCPTSLGTYFWFNSGHITSRLHEILAAQLSKTLERWRG, from the exons ATGCTCGCCGCAACTTTCATCCTAGCTCTCATGAATGGCAATTCGCTAACCAGCGCCCTCCCTTTCAAACCAATTACGCGGAGTAGACATGGCTTTGACTGGGATTCGACCCGGAATCT TATCGCCTTTGGCGACTCGTATACATTCATCCAAGGAACCCATGGGTACCCAAACTACAGCTTTATTGGAGACCAGCTGAACTATGCATATGATGCACGAACACTCTTAACGGATAAGATCGTTCAGAATCAG ACAGGAACCTCAGCCGGCGGCCCCAACTGGGTTGAATTCCTTACAGGTTGCGGATTAAAGGAGGGTCTGACCTCGCCAATATCCTGCACGAAACAGCTCTGGGACTTTGCGTTTGCGGGGGCGGGGGTTTCAGCTGAACA CATCCCCCTGCACCACCCTTACACCATTTCCCTCGTTAACCAGATCAGGCAGTTCACAATATACGGGCATCTAGTCCTTACCTCCAGCTCTCAACACCCCTCACATAAAGCAACTCTATCCGCTGCACCCATTTTAGATCCAGCCTCAACCCTAACAGCCATTTGGATCGGAATCAATGACATCAACGATAGCGCGAAAAacagctccatctcctcctttccagactTCTATAATACCCTCCTCCAAACGGCTTTCTCTGGATTGCAGACTTTAGTATCATTAGGGTATAAAGATTTTGTAGATTTTGTCGTCCTCAATCTACCCCCTTTGGACCGCACACCAGCGAATCAGGCACGGACACTTCGCAACGAAACAGCCGCGCCAGATGCAACGCAGGTTGGTTGGTTTAATTCGGCAATCACATCACAAGCCAGACGCTTCGGGAGACGGAATCCGGATACGAAtgttcttgtctttgatGCGCATCGCGTTTTGAGTCATGTCCTCGATTTCCCAGACCAGTACGGGATAGTCAACACGACGGATTTCTGCCCTGGATATGACCAACCGGATATTGAGACAGAATATCAAGCATATGGGTGTCCAACATCCCTGGGGACGTATTTCTGGTTCAATTCGGGACATATCACGAGTCGGCTCCATGAAATTCTGGCAGCACAATTGAGCAAGACGCTGGAGAGGTGGAGAGGTTAG
- a CDS encoding putative C2H2 transcription factor (Con7) (transcript_id=CADANIAT00007101), whose protein sequence is MDNRPASEYAQSGSLSPFPTSAATHSEFTAADQASAAAPAQYTPQPESRPNPQYTPQPEVRPGTSSNTPQSDYSLNQPPPAARSPAYPEYLARPPQYHHAPNSQPGGAPGMAQATNPSIAASSPTYPPPYSPYTAQGHDMAAQYQGHPPPPPPPQMYARPEWSHGYPQHQHGLPGPYSSPATTVGPASPATTAGPRPGQVYSFVPIPGAQQHKRPRRRYEEIERMYKCGWNGCEKAYGTLNHLNAHVTMQSHGQKRTPEEFKEIRKEWKQRKKEEEAQRKVAEERERAAAAAAVQSQIDASGAPDLSQGGQPPQYPGGVRPQLPPIGYQPADGQAPGQYGAGAGGMPYQGNGQVGYPPNYPHSPYGQSGQVYQQRPSHEHEKREDNRQQTAPLRGRSLRRLLWENQSTSYPQ, encoded by the exons ATGGACAACAGGCCTGCTTCCGAGTACGCGCAGTCAGGTTCGCTCTCACCGTTTCCAACATCTGCCGCGACACATTCTGAATTTACAGCTGCAGACcaggcttctgctgctgccccTGCTCAATACACCCCTCAGCCCGAGTCGCGCCCGAACCCTCAGTACACACCGCAACCTGAGGTCCGACCCGGCACTTCCTCCAACACGCCGCAGTCTGACTACAGTCTGAaccagcctcctccagccgcgCGCTCGCCCGCATACCCGGAGTACCTGGCCCGCCCGCCTCAATACCACCACGCGCCGAACTCTCAGCCCGGAGGTGCGCCAGGTATGGCTCAAGCAACAA ATCCCTCGATTGCGGCCTCCAGCCCAACCTATCCTCCTCCTTACTCGCCTTATACGGCTCAAGGCCACGACATGGCCGCTCAGTATCAGGGCCacccgccgcctccgccgcctccacaGATGTATGCGCGTCCGGAATGGTCGCATGGCTATCCGCAACATCAGCACGGTCTTCCTGGACCCTACAGCTCTCCTGCCACAACGGTTGGTCCCGCCTCCCCTGCTACGACCGCAGGGCCGCGCCCTGGCCAG GTTTACTCGTTCGTTCCGATTCCCGGTGCACAACAGCATAAGCGACCTCGTCGCCGGTATGAAGAAATCGAGCGCATGTACAAGTGTGGGTGGAATGGCTGTGAAAAGGCATACGGCACACTTAACCATCTGAATGCTCATGTTACCATGCAATCTCATGGTCAAAAGCGAACTCCAGAAG AATTCAAAGAAATCCGTAAGGAGtggaagcagcggaagaaggaggaggaagctcaaCGCAAGGTTGCCGAAGAGCGCGAGCGTGCCGCAGCTGCCGCAGCTGTTCAGAGCCAGATTGATGCTTCGGGCGCGCCAGACCTTTCACAGGGCGGCCAGCCTCCTCAGTATCCTGGCGGTGTCCGACCTCAATTACCTCCGATTGGATACCAGCCTGCTGATGGCCAGGCTCCTGGTCAATACGGCGCTGGTGCAGGTGGCATGCCTTACCAAGGCAACGGGCAAGTGGGATACCCTCCGAACTACCCGCACTCGCCGTACGGGCAGAGCGGTCAAGTTTATCAGCAAC GACCGAGCCATGAACATGAAAAGAGGGAGGACAACCGCCAGCAAACAGCACCACTACGAGGACGGTCCTTACGCCGATTGCTATGGG AAAACCAATCGACCAGCTACCCGCAATAG
- a CDS encoding uncharacterized protein (transcript_id=CADANIAT00007102), with product MDNPARQLVRLSLPKSLTVGYKHRVNPTRNPPPQRPSPPASPTRTTNTFQPHDLIRIHAGPLAGSEFSVASYAHLVLVLDRRCQCQRQCQATATTVPPRPAGGRGLALKTGNDLVYQDLKATVNFGGLVTPGKARTRPEHTGTSRTYISTYIYVGMYYVSLSAVPLEP from the exons ATGGATAATCCGGCCCGCCAGCTTGTCCGTCTATCGTTACCTAAATCTTTA ACCGTCGGTTACAAGCACAGAGTAAACCCAACTAGAAATCCACCGCCTCAACGCCCTAGCCCACCCGCTAGCCCAACCAGAACCACCAACACATTTCAGCCTCATGATCTCATCCGCATCCACGCTGGGCCGCTGGCAGGATCCGAATTTAGTGTTGCCTCTTATGCCCACCTCGTCCTAGTGCTGGATCGACGCTGCCAGTGCCAGCGCCAGTGCCAGGCCACAGCCACTACAGTGCCGCCCCGGCCCGCTGGGGGCCGGGGCCTGGCCCTAAAAACGGGCAATGACTTAGTCTACCAAGATCTCAA GGCTACGGTTAACTTTGGTGGTTTGGTCACACCCGGAAAAGCAAGAA CGCGGCCCGAGCATACAGGTACCTCACGTACATACATTAGCACGTACATTTATGTCGGCATGTACTATGTAAGCTTAAGTGCGGTACCACTAGAACCGTAG
- a CDS encoding pentatricopeptide repeat-containing protein (transcript_id=CADANIAT00007103), producing the protein MLRCSNATALRTQFSRNIALRVSTSLDSPWTRLPRRAVSLACATTTRARAGPNGSRSFPAGTSRPYSENSAPEKSTPGNPVLETQMPPTNEAIALRDLGVPEPGVPSGRKSPVRPRGSGPDALMLIAMNKGESVAKKAVEMELAWLKDRTVLAERVQRLLKQDNIAFAAELVRTAQRRHYDTQGAWNAILAYCFGKGHAEAAFRFWNDMKKRGGKPNSFAYTTMLRGMGHVDRTPHVDPMSMARSIYQNMLDPDSPVEPTLIHHNAMMTACGLHGDMNLLWEIAGSLPEEGPGSPDVITYTIILNSLRRQIQRQAAKLGAHEYGAEKTFNARLSAIAEGKRIWSDVVYRWQKGELEMEKSNELVSSMAGLLWEGTGDWHLFEVLKLMHQTTGIPILAKEPSRQVHIGSRRAHSRQGTPLVPEEREDVPLVDRMGRKLEDMTPKRNPEPADELEKEEEGDYEHVFDSFLPSSAKPYAATQPASEQPELMRSTLRKSVYSRPAPQQPPPRYTLPKEPEEKGPRYMPIGNRELSIIMETCLQMTNAVQSGKAYWNHLTKEDNGYRITPDRRSFIGYLRILRVARQSRLSLEVIREQMIPQGIESGLPFHIAMSTCRRDRNNLNVFKHANDLLKLMDESLMIPDHRAMSSYLDLLKVLEDNPQLLMGLNGLDPSKQSNPNFQHMRKELVVNLQTVAADNLRPLVSTLDDALEASLKGRPDLSGRHGVDPELLKLQKVSGDKAVAVLARIRSLLVAILMPNRENILPKEDRERFEKDELLLRKYTKADVIENFRKRMIYPTAERQDLYYKRFKPQNENIFEETDALTVY; encoded by the exons ATGCTCCGCTGCAGCAATGCCACTGCTCTTCGAACGCAGTTCTCACGAAACATAGCCTTGAGGGTGTCCACATCTTTGGACTCACCATGGACCAGACTGCCGCGGAGGGCTGTTTCGCTCGCTTGCGCGACGACTACACGAGCACGAGCAGGACCAAATGGCTCCCGAAGCTTCCCAGCAGGAACCTCACGACCGTACTCCGAGAACTCAGCTCCTGAGAAGTCTACTCCCGGGAATCCTGTCCTCGAAACGCAAATGCCGCCGACCAATGAGGCAATAGCGCTACGAGATCTCGGAGTACCAGAACCGGGTGTGCCGAGTGGTAGAAAATCGCCTGTCCGTCCCAGAGGTTCAGGCCCCGACGCCCTGATGCTCATTGCAATGAATAAGGGAGAGTCAGTCGCGAAAAAGGCAGTCGAAATGGAGCTGGCGTGGCTGAAAGATCGCACGGTGCTAGCGGAGCGGGTGCAGAGGTTGCTCAAACAGGATAATATCGCATTTGCGGCGGAGCTTGTGCGGACCGCGCAGCGTCGGCACTATGATACCCAGGGGGCGTGGAATGCGATTCTTGCGTATTGCTTCGGGAAGGGACATGCAGAGGCGGCGTTTCGGTTCTGGAATGAT atgaagaaacgTGGCGGAAAACCTAACTCCTTTGCGTATACGACTATGTTGCGTGGAATGGGTCATGTAGATAGAACACCCCATGTCGACCCTATGTCAATGGCTCGGTCGATTTATCAGAACATGCTCGACCCCGACAGTCCTGTCGAACCTACTCTCATCCACCATAACGCGATGATGACTGCGTGTGGACTCCACGGAGATATGAACCTGCTATGGGAGATTGCTGGTTCCCTCCCCGAGGAAGGACCGGGATCACCGGACGTCATTACATATACGATCATCTTAAATTCCCTCAGGAGACAGATTCAAAGGCAGGCGGCCAAGCTCGGAGCGCACGAATACGGGGCGGaaaagaccttcaatgcgAGGCTTTCGGCTATTGCAGAGGGCAAAAGGATTTGGTCCGATGTGGTGTATCGATGGCAAAAAGGAGAGCTCGAAATGGAGAAGTCGAATGAGCTTGTTTCGTCTATGGCTGGCCTTCTCTGGGAAGGTACTGGAGATTGGCACCTATTCGAGGTGCTCAAGCTTATGCATCAAACTACCGGAATCCCCATTCTGGCGAAGGAGCCCTCGCGACAAGTCCACATCGGTTCGCGTAGAGCGCATTCGCGACAAGGCACTCCGCTCGTGCCAGAAGAGCGCGAGGATGTGCCGCTTGTGGATCGAATGGGCAGGAAACTCGAGGACATGACCCCAAAGCGTAACCCCGAGCCCGCCgacgagctggagaaggaggaagagggggacTACGAGCACGTTTTCGACAGTTTCTTACCGTCTAGTGCGAAACCTTATGCCGCAACCCAGCCGGCATCTGAACAACCCGAGCTCATGCGCTCAACACTCCGGAAATCTGTATACTCACGACCGGCGCCTCAACAACCGCCACCCCGCTATACTTTGCCCAAGGAGCCCGAGGAGAAAGGCCCTAGATATATGCCTATAGGCAACAGAGAGCTGTCTATAATCATGGAGACGTGCCTGCAGATGACTAATGCTGTGCAAAGTGGAAAAGCATACTGGAATCATCTAACGAAGGAAGATAACGGATACCGGATCACGCCAGATCGCCGCTCATTCATTGGGTATTTACGCATCCTCCGTGTTGCTCGGCAAAGTCGTCTCTCTCTGGAAGTCATCCGAGAGCAGATGATTCCGCAGGGCATAGAGTCGGGTTTACCGTTCCACATTGCGATGAGCACCTGCCGCCGTGACCGCAACAATCTCAATGTCTTTAAGCACGCTAACGACCTCTTGAAACTTATGGATGAATCTCTCATGATTCCCGACCACCGAGCCATGTCCAGTTACCTGGATCTCCTCAAGGTCTTGGAAGACAATCCACAGCTCCTTATGGGTCTGAATGGCCTTGACCCATCGAAACAGTCCAACCCCAATTTCCAGCACATGCGCAAAGAACTCGTCGTCAACCTACAAACAGTGGCCGCAGACAACCTCCGCCCCCTTGTTTCTACGCTTGACGATGCGTTGGAGGCTTCGTTAAAGGGCAGACCTGACTTGTCTGGTCGGCACGGCGTCGATCCTGAACTCCTCAAGTTACAGAAAGTCTCCGGTGAcaaagctgttgctgtccTCGCTAGAATAAGGTCGCTGCTTGTTGCAATTCTAATGCCGAACAGAGAAAATATCCTGCCTAAAGAGGACCGCGAGCGGTTTGAAAAGGACGAGCTTCTGTTGCGCAAGTATACCAAGGCCGATGTCATTGAGAATTTCAGAAAAAGGATGATATACCCAACTGCTGAACGGCAAGATCTTTACTATAAGCGCTTTAAACCTCAAAATGAGAATATTTTTGAGGAGACTGATGCGCTGACTGTTTACTAA
- a CDS encoding Yip1 domain protein (transcript_id=CADANIAT00007104), whose protein sequence is MASSSTPYYVHDDPRDDESILDDGVIEADEAIEADDPLHETDRTPLRGNIEPDSSTSRGGNGTSGISGGYLTSRIPGEDRRAPQNTIDESVWQTLSRDLLAVWEKMRQVLYPKYLVGGMLQRGGGGIGAAERGEASGFGGGVRNLLGRWPDADVVLQGGMSEGLRDWDLWGPLIFCLLLSMFLSMAKGDQSDLVFSGVFSLVWVGEAVVTLQIKLLGGNISFFQSICIIGYTLFPLVIAALLSAFGLPTIVRIPVYLVLIAWSLAAGVSILGGSGVVRNRVGIAVYPLFVFYIAIGCLCFIS, encoded by the exons ATGGCCAGCTCAAGTACACCGTACTACGTCCACGATGACCCCCGTGACGACGAGTCGATTCTGGATGATGGAGTGATTGAGGCCGATGAAG CAATTGAGGCCGACGACCCTCTCCACGAGACAGACCGAACCCCCCTCCGCGGTAACATCGAACCAGACTCGTCGACTTCGcgcggcggcaatggcaCCAGTGGCATTTCCGGCGGCTATCTGACCTCCCGCATTCCTGGCGAAGACCGCCGCGCACCTCAGAACACCATCGACGAGAGTGTATGGCAGACGCTTTCGcgcgatctcctcgccgtGTGGGAGAAGATGCGCCAGGTCCTCTACCCCAAGTACCTGGTCGGCGGTATGTTGCAGCGCGGTGGGGGCGGTATTGGGGCCGCGGAGCGCGGGGAAGCGTCAGGTTTCGGAGGCGGCGTGAGGAATTTACTTGGGCGCTGGCCCGATGCTGACGTTGTGTTGCAGGGAGGGATGAGCGAGGGGCTAAGAGATTGGGATTTATG GGGCCCGCTTATTTTCTGCCTGCTGCTGAGTATGTTCCTCTCTATGGCGAAGGGGGATCAGTCGGATTTGGTCTTCTCTGGGGTGTTTTCCCTCGTCTGGGTCGGGGAGGCTGTTGTAACATTGCAAATTAAGTTGTTGGGTGGGAATAT TTCGTTCTTTCAGTCTATCTGTATCATCGGTTACACGCTCTTCCCTCTTGTTATCGCTGCGCTTCTCAGCGCATTCGGCCTGCCCACGATCGTCCGGATACCGGTCTACCTGGTCTTGATTGCTTGGTCTCTGGCCGCAGGAGTGAGTATTCTAGGGGGCTCTGGTGTCGTGCGGAACCGGGTCGGTATCGCGGTATATCCGCTGTTTGTCTTTTATATTGCGATCGGTTGTCTTTGCTTTATCAGTTAA
- a CDS encoding ATP-dependent 3'-5' DNA helicase (transcript_id=CADANIAT00007105), which produces MAPEMRKEVLDVENGVTNQTPADDSQTSDNDGGERPVRNKLKKTTITSAPNQRDDSSRASSRGRKRSYNSDEENPEDDSGHRRKRSRDSNTEEMADAAPAKETTAVTLKLDAQEEQPEQPQAQAQGSASGLKKKRSRDQLDKDEAKVEDKAAKAEVKDSSENRESAEKTAATATAEGEPEKKRHRDVLGEREPAPLPSPFANTSSVSPFGSIAASSSKQAEDAKPATSPAAFASSSLAAFAGSEQSPFGSLGASTPSVFKSSTESVPAGSDKPAATGFASAAKSSGFAGLGGGFSGFSGGFGAAAASTGGGLTSFAAPGGSALLGTSSAKPFGAEADSDEGDDKDDEGETGPAEFEQDKTDERFYERQIETGEEQEKTYFTCKAKLFHFSNKEWRERGLGTFKVNVKVTDDVEDKKGARMIMRADGVGRVMLNTPLFKGMKVGDAAGNEPKSTKQIHLASLEDNRSVPLLLRTGSEDQAKELYHTLQDLLSHQ; this is translated from the exons ATGGCGCCAGAGATGCGGAAAGAAGTGTTAGATGTCGAGAATGGTGTCACGAATCAGA CACCTGCAGACGATTCCCAAACGTCCGATAACGATGGTGGTGAGCGTCCTGTACGAAACAAGTTAAAGAAGACTACCATTACTTCGGCCCCAAACCAGCGCGATGATTCTAGCAGGGCGAGCAGCCGGGGCAGGAAGCGGTCATATAatagcgacgaggagaatCCCGAGGACGATTCTGGTCATAGGCGGAAGCGGTCGCGGGACTCGAATACGGAGGAAATGGCAGACGCAGCGCCAGCGAAAGAAACAACAGCTGTGACGCTTAAACTTGATGCGCAGGAGGAGCAGCCGGAGCAGCCACAGGCACAGGCCCAAGGCTCAGCAAGCggattgaagaagaagaggagtaGGGATCAATTGGATAAGGATGAAGCGAAGGTTGAGGATAAGGCGGCTAAGGCGGAAGTTAAGGACTCTTCGGAGAATCGTGAATCTGCTGAGAAGACTGCGGCTACAGCTACAGCTGAAGGGGAacctgagaagaagaggcacAGGGATGTACTCGGGGAGAGGGAACCG GCTCCTCTTCCTAGCCCGTTCGCAAACACATCGTCCGTATCGCCATTTGGGTCAATtgccgcttcatcttccaaaCAAGCTGAAGACGCGAAGCCCGCTACATCTCCAGCCGCATTTGCCTCCTCAAGTTTAGCTGCGTTTGCTGGCTCAGAGCAATCACCCTTCGGCTCTCTCGGTGCGTCAACGCCATCGGTTTTCAAATCATCAACCGAGTCCGTTCCCGCGGGTTCAGACAAGCCCGCTGCCACCGGATTTGCCTCGGCAGCCAAATCGTCTGGCTTTGCAGGGTTGGGAGGAGGGTTCTCGGGGTTCAGCGGCGGCTTcggggctgcagctgcgagtACAGGGGGTGGTCTGACCAGTTTTGCTGCTCCTGGTGGCTCGGCTCTTCTGGGTACTTCCAGCGCGAAGCCTTTTGGTGCTGAAGCTGACTCGGATGAGGGGGATGATAAGGACGATGAGGGGGAGACTGGGCCTGCAGAGTTCGAGCAGGATAAGACCGACGAAAGATTCTACGAGCGGCAGA TTGAAACCggtgaagagcaagagaagacATACTTCACCTGCAAAGCCAAACTCTTCCACTTTTCGAACAAGGAATGGCGTGAGCGAGGTCTCGGTACTTTCAAGGTCAACGTCAAGGTCACCGACGACGTTGAAGACAAAAAGGGGGCGCGTATGATCATGCGCGCTGACGGAGTTGGGCGCGTCATGCTTAATACGCCCTTGTTCAAGGGGATGAAGGTTGGCGATGCCGCGGGCAATGAGCCGAAATCCACAAAACAGATTCACTTGGCGAGCTTGGAGGACAACCGTTCTGTTCCGCTCTTGCTAAGG ACGGGGAGTGAAGACCAGGCTAAGGAGCTGTACCATACGCTCCAGGACTTGTTAAGCCATCAGTAA